Proteins encoded within one genomic window of Lynx canadensis isolate LIC74 chromosome B4, mLynCan4.pri.v2, whole genome shotgun sequence:
- the L3MBTL2 gene encoding lethal(3)malignant brain tumor-like protein 2 isoform X1, translated as MEKTRGVEEAPSSEPMEEEEEEEDDLELFGGYDSFRSYNSSAGSESSSYLEESSEAENEDREAGELPTSPLHLLSPGTPRSLDGSGSEPAVCEMCGIVGTREAFFSKTKRFCSVSCSRSYSSNSKKASILARLQGKPPTKKAKVLHKAAWSAKIGAFLHSQGTGQLADGTPTGQDALVLGFDWGKFLKDHSYKAAPVSCFKHVPLYDQWEDVMKGMKVEVLNSDAVLPSRVYWIASVIQAAGYRVLLRYEGFENDASHDFWCNLGTVDVHPIGWCAINSKILVPPRTIHAKFTDWKGYLMKRLVGSRTLPVDFHIKMVESMKYPFRQGMRLEVVDKAQVSRTRMAVVDTVIGGRLRLLYEDGDSDDDFWCHMWSPLIHPVGWSRRVGHGIKLSERRSDMAHHPTFRKIYCDAVPYLFKKVRAVYTEGGWFEEGMKLEAIDPLNLGNICVATICKVLLDGYLMICVDGGPSTDGSDWFCYHASSHAIFPATFCQKNDIELTPPKGYESHTFSWDTYLEKTKSKAAPSRLFNMDCPNHGFKVGMKLEAVDLMEPRLICVATVKRVVHRLLSIHFDGWDSEYDQWVDCESPDIYPVGWCELTGYQLQPPVAAEPTTPLKAKEATKKKKKQFGKKRKRIPPSKTRPLRQGSKKPLLEDDLQAAEKISSEPVPEEIIAVRVKEEHLDMATPDKAPSPELPVPIENIKQETDD; from the exons ATGGAGAAGACCCGGGGCGTCGAG GAAGCTCCATCTTCAGAACctatggaggaggaagaggaagaggaggacgaTTTGGAGCTCTTTGGTGGCTATGACAGTTTCCGGAGCTATAACAGCAGTGCGGGCAGCGAGAGCAGCTCCTATCTGGAGGAGTCAAGTGAAGCAGAAAATGAGGATCGGGAAGCAGGGGAGctgcccacctctcccctgcaTTTGCTCAGCCCTGGGACTCCCCGCTCCTTGGATGGCAGTGGTTCTGAGCCAG CTGTCTGTGAGATGTGTGGTATCGTGGGTACAAGGGAAGCCTTCTTCTCCAAGACTAAGAGATTCTGCAGCGTCTCCTGTTCTAGGAGCTACTCCTCCAACTCCAAGAAAGCCAGTATCTTGGCCAGATTACAG GGAAAACCACCTACCAAGAAAGCCAAAGTCCTCCACAAGGCGGCCTGGTCTGCCAAAATTGGAGCCTTCCTCCACTCCCAAGGGACAGGACAGCTGGCAGATGGGACGCCAACTGGGCAAGATG CGCTGGTCTTGGGTTTCGACTGGGGGAAGTTCCTGAAGGATCACAGTTACAAAGCTGCTCCTGTCAGCTGTTTTAAGCAT GTCCCACTGTATGACCAGTGGGAGGACGTGATGAAGGGGATGAAGGTGGAGGTGCTCAATAGCGACGCTGTGCTCCCCAGCCGGGTGTACTGGATTGCCTCTGTCATTCAGGCCGCAG ggTACCGGGTGCTGCTCCGGTATGAGGGCTTTGAGAATGACGCCAGCCATGACTTCTGGTGCAACCTGGGAACAGTGGATGTCCACCCCATCGGCTGGTGTGCCATCAACAGCAAGATCCTGGTGCCCCCGCGGA CCATCCATGCCAAGTTCACCGACTGGAAGGGGTACCTCATGAAACGGTTGGTGGGCTCCAGGACGCTTCCTGTGGATTTCCATATCAAG ATGGTGGAGAGCATGAAGTACCCTTTTCGGCAAGGCATGCGGCTGGAGGTGGTGGACAAGGCCCAGGTGTCACGGACCCGCATGGCCGTTGTGGACACAGTAATTGGGGGTCGCCTTCGGCTCCTCTATGAGGATGGCGACAGCGATGACGACTTCTGGTGCCACATGTGGAGCCCCCTGATCCACCCAGTGGGTTGGTCACGGCGCGTTGGCCATGGCATCAAGCTTTCAG AGAGGCGCAGTGACATGGCCCACCATCCCACCTTCCGGAAAATCTACTGTGATGCTGTTCCTTACCTGTTCAAGAAG GTTCGAGCTGTCTACACGGAAGGTGGTTGGTTTGAGGAAGGGATGAAACTGGAAGCCATTGACCCCCTGAATCTGGGCAACATCTGCGTGGCAACCATCTGCAAG GTTCTCCTGGACGGCTACCTCATGATCTGTGTGGACGGGGGGCCTTCCACAGATGGCTCAGACTGGTTCTGTTACCATGCCTCCTCCCACGCTATCTTCCCAGCTACCTTCTGCCAAAAGAATGACATTGAGCTCACACCACCTAAAG GCTACGAATCACACACTTTCAGCTGGGACACCTACTTGGAGAAGACCAAGTCAAAAGCAGCTCCATCGAGACTCTTTAACATG GACTGCCCCAACCACGGCTTCAAGGTGGGCATGAAGCTGGAGGCCGTGGACCTGATGGAACCCCGGCTCATCTGCGTGGCCACGGTGAAGCGGGTGGTGCATAGGCTCCTCAGCATCCACTTTGACGGCTGGGACAGCGAATACGACCAGTGGGTGGACTGTGAGTCTCCGGACATCTACCCCGTCGGCTGGTGTGAGCTCACCGGCTACCAGCTCCAGCCACCCGTGGCCGCAG AGCCGACCACACCTCTGAAGGCCAAAGAGGCCacgaagaagaaaaagaaacagtttgggaagaaaa GGAAAAGAATACCACCGAGCAAGACCCGGCCCCTCAGACAGGGGTCCAAGAAGCCCCTGCTGGAGGACGACCTGCAGGCCGCCGAGAAGATCTCATCGGAGCCTGTTCCTGAAGAGA TCATTGCTGTGCGTGTGAAGGAAGAGCATCTAGACATGGCCACACCTGACAAAGCCCCGAGTCCAGAGCTGCCTGTTCCCATCGAGAACATCAAACAGGAGACAGACGACTGA
- the L3MBTL2 gene encoding lethal(3)malignant brain tumor-like protein 2 isoform X2, whose translation MEKTRGVEEAPSSEPMEEEEEEEDDLELFGGYDSFRSYNSSAGSESSSYLEESSEAENEDREAGELPTSPLHLLSPGTPRSLDGSGSEPAVCEMCGIVGTREAFFSKTKRFCSVSCSRSYSSNSKKASILARLQGKPPTKKAKVLHKAAWSAKIGAFLHSQGTGQLADGTPTGQDALVLGFDWGKFLKDHSYKAAPVSCFKHVPLYDQWEDVMKGMKVEVLNSDAVLPSRVYWIASVIQAAGYRVLLRYEGFENDASHDFWCNLGTVDVHPIGWCAINSKILVPPRTIHAKFTDWKGYLMKRLVGSRTLPVDFHIKMVESMKYPFRQGMRLEVVDKAQVSRTRMAVVDTVIGGRLRLLYEDGDSDDDFWCHMWSPLIHPVGWSRRVGHGIKLSERRSDMAHHPTFRKIYCDAVPYLFKKVRAVYTEGGWFEEGMKLEAIDPLNLGNICVATICKVLLDGYLMICVDGGPSTDGSDWFCYHASSHAIFPATFCQKNDIELTPPKGYESHTFSWDTYLEKTKSKAAPSRLFNMDCPNHGFKVGMKLEAVDLMEPRLICVATVKRVVHRLLSIHFDGWDSEYDQWVDCESPDIYPVGWCELTGYQLQPPVAAEPTTPLKAKEATKKKKKQFGKKRKRIPPSKTRPLRQGSKKPLLEDDLQAAEKISSEPVPEENRI comes from the exons ATGGAGAAGACCCGGGGCGTCGAG GAAGCTCCATCTTCAGAACctatggaggaggaagaggaagaggaggacgaTTTGGAGCTCTTTGGTGGCTATGACAGTTTCCGGAGCTATAACAGCAGTGCGGGCAGCGAGAGCAGCTCCTATCTGGAGGAGTCAAGTGAAGCAGAAAATGAGGATCGGGAAGCAGGGGAGctgcccacctctcccctgcaTTTGCTCAGCCCTGGGACTCCCCGCTCCTTGGATGGCAGTGGTTCTGAGCCAG CTGTCTGTGAGATGTGTGGTATCGTGGGTACAAGGGAAGCCTTCTTCTCCAAGACTAAGAGATTCTGCAGCGTCTCCTGTTCTAGGAGCTACTCCTCCAACTCCAAGAAAGCCAGTATCTTGGCCAGATTACAG GGAAAACCACCTACCAAGAAAGCCAAAGTCCTCCACAAGGCGGCCTGGTCTGCCAAAATTGGAGCCTTCCTCCACTCCCAAGGGACAGGACAGCTGGCAGATGGGACGCCAACTGGGCAAGATG CGCTGGTCTTGGGTTTCGACTGGGGGAAGTTCCTGAAGGATCACAGTTACAAAGCTGCTCCTGTCAGCTGTTTTAAGCAT GTCCCACTGTATGACCAGTGGGAGGACGTGATGAAGGGGATGAAGGTGGAGGTGCTCAATAGCGACGCTGTGCTCCCCAGCCGGGTGTACTGGATTGCCTCTGTCATTCAGGCCGCAG ggTACCGGGTGCTGCTCCGGTATGAGGGCTTTGAGAATGACGCCAGCCATGACTTCTGGTGCAACCTGGGAACAGTGGATGTCCACCCCATCGGCTGGTGTGCCATCAACAGCAAGATCCTGGTGCCCCCGCGGA CCATCCATGCCAAGTTCACCGACTGGAAGGGGTACCTCATGAAACGGTTGGTGGGCTCCAGGACGCTTCCTGTGGATTTCCATATCAAG ATGGTGGAGAGCATGAAGTACCCTTTTCGGCAAGGCATGCGGCTGGAGGTGGTGGACAAGGCCCAGGTGTCACGGACCCGCATGGCCGTTGTGGACACAGTAATTGGGGGTCGCCTTCGGCTCCTCTATGAGGATGGCGACAGCGATGACGACTTCTGGTGCCACATGTGGAGCCCCCTGATCCACCCAGTGGGTTGGTCACGGCGCGTTGGCCATGGCATCAAGCTTTCAG AGAGGCGCAGTGACATGGCCCACCATCCCACCTTCCGGAAAATCTACTGTGATGCTGTTCCTTACCTGTTCAAGAAG GTTCGAGCTGTCTACACGGAAGGTGGTTGGTTTGAGGAAGGGATGAAACTGGAAGCCATTGACCCCCTGAATCTGGGCAACATCTGCGTGGCAACCATCTGCAAG GTTCTCCTGGACGGCTACCTCATGATCTGTGTGGACGGGGGGCCTTCCACAGATGGCTCAGACTGGTTCTGTTACCATGCCTCCTCCCACGCTATCTTCCCAGCTACCTTCTGCCAAAAGAATGACATTGAGCTCACACCACCTAAAG GCTACGAATCACACACTTTCAGCTGGGACACCTACTTGGAGAAGACCAAGTCAAAAGCAGCTCCATCGAGACTCTTTAACATG GACTGCCCCAACCACGGCTTCAAGGTGGGCATGAAGCTGGAGGCCGTGGACCTGATGGAACCCCGGCTCATCTGCGTGGCCACGGTGAAGCGGGTGGTGCATAGGCTCCTCAGCATCCACTTTGACGGCTGGGACAGCGAATACGACCAGTGGGTGGACTGTGAGTCTCCGGACATCTACCCCGTCGGCTGGTGTGAGCTCACCGGCTACCAGCTCCAGCCACCCGTGGCCGCAG AGCCGACCACACCTCTGAAGGCCAAAGAGGCCacgaagaagaaaaagaaacagtttgggaagaaaa GGAAAAGAATACCACCGAGCAAGACCCGGCCCCTCAGACAGGGGTCCAAGAAGCCCCTGCTGGAGGACGACCTGCAGGCCGCCGAGAAGATCTCATCGGAGCCTGTTCCTGAAGAGA ACAGAATTTGA